From the Streptomyces sp. Tu 2975 genome, one window contains:
- a CDS encoding DsbA family protein: MSKRNSQANKAAARERLREERERQAKKDKVRRQLVVIGSGIAVLAVAGGIGFGIMQANKPGHWESVAKESNVTAPKNTSGKNGTTVVVGKDSAKKTLELYEDSRCPVCATFEQAVGGTVDKDVAAGKYKIKYIGATFIDDATNGEGSKNALSALGAALNVSPDAFLAYKSALYSAEFHPEENDDKFAKDSYLLEVADSVPALKSNAEFKKNVEDGTFDAWAIKMSETFDKSGVKGTPTLRMDGKNVTAEGSDNAPMTVQEFSTAIDRALAG, encoded by the coding sequence ATGAGCAAGCGCAACAGCCAGGCCAACAAGGCGGCGGCCCGCGAGCGGCTGCGCGAGGAGCGCGAGCGGCAGGCCAAGAAGGACAAGGTCCGCCGGCAGCTCGTCGTCATAGGCTCGGGCATAGCGGTGCTCGCCGTCGCCGGCGGTATCGGCTTCGGCATCATGCAGGCGAACAAGCCCGGCCACTGGGAGTCGGTGGCCAAGGAGTCGAACGTCACCGCGCCGAAGAACACCTCCGGCAAGAACGGGACGACCGTCGTCGTCGGCAAGGACAGCGCGAAGAAGACGCTGGAGCTGTACGAGGACTCACGCTGCCCGGTCTGCGCGACCTTCGAGCAGGCGGTCGGCGGGACGGTCGACAAGGACGTCGCTGCCGGCAAGTACAAGATCAAGTACATCGGCGCCACCTTCATCGACGACGCCACCAACGGCGAGGGCTCCAAGAACGCGCTGAGCGCGCTCGGCGCCGCGCTGAACGTGAGCCCCGACGCCTTCCTCGCCTACAAGTCGGCGCTGTACTCGGCCGAGTTCCACCCCGAGGAGAACGACGACAAGTTCGCCAAGGACTCCTACCTCCTCGAGGTCGCCGACTCGGTGCCCGCGCTCAAGAGCAACGCGGAGTTCAAGAAGAACGTCGAGGACGGGACGTTCGACGCCTGGGCCATAAAGATGTCGGAGACGTTCGACAAGAGCGGGGTCAAGGGCACCCCGACCCTGAGGATGGACGGCAAGAACGTGACCGCGGAGGGCAGCGACAACGCGCCCATGACGGTGCAGGAGTTCAGCACCGCGATCGACAGGGCGCTGGCGGGCTGA
- a CDS encoding DUF2252 domain-containing protein translates to MPVPQPTAEQRGEEILAVFDTAFGELLAADPAAFRVKFRKMAASAFAFYRGTACLFYNDMEREQHTGPYLDERTSRVWIHGDLHAENFGTYMDANGRLIFNVNDFDEAYVGPFTWDLKRLAASLALIGYTKALSDERITELVRICAAAYRERIHALATGAKDDDVPPFTLDTADGPLLSALRMARSLTRFSLLDSMTEIRDFERRFASGGGSIELDAATRYKVLAAFDGYLETLPESSLTRPDSYRVKDVVGRRGIGIGSAGLPSYNILLEGNSDALENDVVIYMKQAQTPAVSRHITDREVREYFQHEGHRTVISQRALQDHADPWLGWTELDGSGQLVAEVSPYAVDLDWSDIDDLEEIAAVVADLGRATATMHAAADDESGHSLVPFSTERAIDAAIAANEDGFGDLLVDFAHRYGARARADHQIFVDLFRNGQIPGL, encoded by the coding sequence ATGCCGGTCCCGCAGCCCACCGCCGAACAGCGCGGCGAGGAGATCCTCGCCGTCTTCGACACCGCCTTCGGCGAGCTCCTGGCCGCCGACCCGGCCGCCTTCCGGGTCAAGTTCCGCAAGATGGCGGCCTCGGCGTTCGCGTTCTACCGGGGCACGGCCTGTCTGTTCTACAACGACATGGAGCGGGAACAGCACACCGGTCCCTACCTGGACGAGCGGACGAGCCGGGTGTGGATCCACGGCGATCTCCACGCGGAGAACTTCGGCACGTACATGGACGCCAACGGCCGGCTGATCTTCAACGTCAACGACTTCGACGAGGCGTACGTCGGCCCCTTCACCTGGGACCTGAAGCGGCTGGCCGCCTCGCTGGCCCTGATCGGCTACACCAAGGCGCTGAGCGACGAGCGGATCACGGAACTGGTGCGGATCTGCGCGGCCGCCTACCGGGAGCGCATCCACGCCCTGGCGACCGGCGCGAAGGACGACGACGTGCCGCCCTTCACGCTGGACACGGCGGACGGGCCGCTGCTGAGCGCGCTGCGAATGGCGCGTTCGCTGACCCGGTTCTCGCTGCTGGACTCGATGACCGAGATCCGTGACTTCGAGCGCCGGTTCGCGTCCGGCGGCGGCTCCATCGAGCTGGACGCGGCCACCCGGTACAAGGTCCTGGCCGCCTTCGACGGCTATCTGGAGACACTGCCGGAGTCCAGCCTGACCCGCCCCGACTCCTACCGCGTCAAGGACGTCGTGGGCCGGCGCGGCATCGGAATCGGCTCGGCAGGTCTGCCCTCGTACAACATCCTGCTGGAGGGCAACAGCGACGCCCTGGAGAACGACGTCGTGATCTACATGAAGCAGGCCCAGACCCCGGCGGTGTCCCGGCACATCACCGACCGGGAGGTCCGCGAGTACTTCCAGCACGAGGGGCACCGCACGGTCATCTCGCAGCGCGCCCTCCAGGACCACGCCGACCCGTGGCTGGGATGGACGGAGCTGGACGGCTCCGGCCAGCTGGTGGCGGAGGTCTCGCCGTACGCGGTGGATCTCGACTGGTCCGACATCGACGACCTGGAGGAGATCGCCGCCGTCGTGGCCGACCTCGGCCGGGCGACGGCGACCATGCACGCCGCCGCCGACGACGAGAGCGGCCACTCCCTGGTGCCGTTCTCCACCGAGCGGGCCATCGACGCGGCGATCGCCGCGAACGAGGACGGCTTCGGTGACCTGCTCGTCGACTTCGCTCACCGCTACGGCGCGAGGGCGCGGGCCGACCACCAGATCTTCGTCGACCTGTTCCGCAACGGGCAGATCCCCGGCCTGTAG